The following coding sequences are from one Fibrobacter sp. UWR4 window:
- a CDS encoding ATP-dependent helicase C-terminal domain-containing protein has protein sequence MRHYKDLAIAEEESKLEQAIGEHRNLLVEAPTGSGKSLYIPWFLSRHCEGRVVVLQPRRIAAISLAQYSAKLHEESCGKTVGYQVRQDSCKSAETKILFQTYGNFLQELLHGKMEADWVVFDEYHERKADMDLLFSYLLKGGPRIAVMSAKLNRTEMENTLGVKCLELGHPLYPVQILHQNPTTGNTLEAEVIKALRTLKLNDVWKTTLVFLPGKGEIMRCHTAAEEALGNQAAEYLDLFGGQERNIQDRIFEETERPRVIFTTNIAETSITVPNVSGVVDSGIERVSEYDDSEKVNVLRTSAISMQNAIQRSGRSGRTQNGCAIRLWSEETEKRMPQGIIPEVTQIEPSELLLQKASLEKKVGNLALPTDIPENRKQAALKLLEGFGMLEAGAITELGEKAIRTPVTDIPLALILATAKEASDLPDLTLAAMAWIHSGTEFVQKSKQPLNLITLASDTLKGSGAPREVSYTLRQLQDYRKSVFGNEATSKNDDQQQLIRTLLHSYPDRVATPSASQNGGVYKLDNGNVIRLQVTEPPYAIISLSMLRTGGGSKSELRVNLYVPVPKEMLVNDSEPARYELLWRSGQERFIGKEIQGSSEREILPQEASPAVLSKLKELTVEAWKEKLAKENWDGKFLTENVQTLLIKMRLAAKLYPEFGLPEFNEEDMELIFDEFTDGVFLLRDINEDRYRNIVEEYFGKSMLNWLSKTFPDHYTLPNGKKARYSYQEVDVPEPGTPGSNLMTQSAEGVLIEVSARIEDFMQVDRASGKASPITGEHRIADGKLPVRYDILAPNFRSMQKTWDLTGFWKNTYPELRKELRGRYPKHPWPEAVL, from the coding sequence ATGCGTCACTACAAAGACCTTGCTATCGCAGAAGAAGAATCAAAGCTGGAACAAGCCATCGGCGAGCACCGAAATCTTTTGGTGGAAGCCCCCACGGGTTCAGGTAAATCCCTCTACATTCCCTGGTTTCTTTCCAGACATTGCGAAGGCCGTGTTGTGGTATTGCAGCCCAGACGAATTGCAGCCATCTCCCTAGCCCAGTATTCCGCAAAACTTCACGAGGAAAGCTGCGGCAAGACCGTCGGCTACCAAGTTCGTCAGGACAGTTGCAAATCCGCAGAAACAAAAATCCTTTTCCAGACCTACGGCAACTTTTTGCAGGAACTGCTTCACGGTAAAATGGAAGCGGACTGGGTCGTTTTCGACGAATACCACGAACGCAAGGCGGACATGGATTTGCTTTTCAGCTACCTACTCAAGGGCGGTCCCCGAATTGCGGTCATGAGCGCCAAGCTGAACCGGACGGAAATGGAAAACACCCTAGGCGTAAAATGTCTGGAACTGGGTCATCCCCTTTATCCGGTACAGATTTTGCACCAGAATCCCACCACAGGCAACACCCTGGAAGCAGAAGTCATCAAGGCATTACGCACTCTAAAACTAAATGACGTCTGGAAAACAACGCTTGTATTTTTACCAGGCAAGGGTGAAATTATGCGCTGCCATACGGCAGCCGAAGAAGCATTGGGAAATCAGGCGGCAGAATACCTGGATCTTTTTGGTGGCCAGGAAAGAAACATCCAGGATCGCATTTTCGAGGAAACGGAAAGACCTCGAGTCATCTTCACCACCAACATTGCAGAAACATCCATCACCGTCCCGAATGTTAGCGGAGTGGTGGACAGCGGTATTGAACGAGTCAGTGAATATGACGACAGCGAGAAAGTAAACGTTTTACGCACATCCGCAATCTCCATGCAGAACGCCATCCAGCGTTCCGGACGTTCAGGACGAACCCAGAACGGTTGCGCCATCCGTCTATGGAGTGAAGAAACAGAAAAGAGAATGCCTCAGGGAATCATTCCCGAAGTCACTCAGATTGAACCTTCCGAATTACTCCTACAGAAGGCCTCCCTCGAAAAGAAGGTGGGAAACTTAGCACTTCCTACGGACATTCCCGAGAATAGAAAGCAAGCCGCCTTAAAATTGTTAGAAGGCTTCGGCATGCTGGAAGCTGGCGCCATTACGGAACTTGGCGAAAAGGCAATCCGCACACCGGTAACGGACATTCCGCTGGCATTGATTCTTGCAACCGCCAAAGAAGCATCCGATTTACCCGACTTGACTTTGGCCGCCATGGCATGGATTCATTCCGGTACGGAATTCGTCCAGAAATCCAAGCAGCCTCTAAACCTCATTACCTTAGCTAGCGATACCTTAAAGGGTTCAGGCGCACCTCGCGAAGTCTCTTATACGTTAAGGCAACTGCAAGACTATCGCAAAAGTGTATTCGGGAACGAGGCTACCTCCAAAAATGATGACCAGCAGCAACTGATCCGCACGCTACTCCATTCCTATCCCGATAGAGTAGCAACACCATCGGCATCCCAGAATGGTGGCGTATACAAGCTGGATAACGGAAACGTCATCCGTTTGCAGGTAACGGAACCGCCTTACGCCATCATCAGTTTATCCATGCTTAGAACTGGTGGCGGATCCAAATCTGAACTTCGCGTCAATCTCTACGTTCCAGTCCCCAAGGAAATGCTTGTAAACGACAGCGAACCCGCCCGTTACGAATTGCTATGGCGCAGTGGTCAGGAACGTTTTATCGGGAAGGAAATTCAAGGATCTTCTGAACGGGAAATACTCCCTCAGGAGGCCTCCCCTGCAGTTCTTTCCAAACTGAAGGAACTGACCGTAGAAGCCTGGAAGGAAAAACTCGCCAAGGAAAATTGGGACGGAAAATTCCTGACGGAAAACGTACAGACATTGCTCATCAAGATGCGTCTTGCGGCAAAGCTCTATCCTGAATTTGGGCTACCGGAATTCAATGAAGAAGATATGGAATTGATCTTCGATGAGTTTACCGATGGCGTATTCCTTCTTCGAGATATTAACGAAGATCGTTATCGCAACATTGTGGAGGAATACTTTGGAAAGTCCATGTTGAATTGGCTTTCAAAAACTTTCCCCGACCATTATACGCTACCCAACGGGAAAAAAGCCCGCTACAGCTATCAGGAAGTCGATGTCCCTGAGCCAGGAACACCAGGCAGCAACCTCATGACACAAAGCGCAGAAGGCGTCCTCATCGAAGTTTCTGCCCGCATCGAGGATTTTATGCAGGTGGATCGAGCCTCTGGAAAGGCATCGCCCATTACAGGCGAACACAGGATTGCTGACGGAAAATTGCCAGTCCGTTATGACATCCTCGCCCCCAATTTCCGCAGTATGCAAAAGACCTGGGATCTTACGGGTTTCTGGAAAAACACCTACCCAGAATTACGCAAGGAACTGAGGGGACGCTACCCCAAACACCCATGGCCGGAGGCCGTTCTCTAG
- a CDS encoding BamA/TamA family outer membrane protein, whose translation MFFNFWKKFGLKGLSVATALALSPLHAQDVSSQDSVAIGGCPEGTVLTGIALEGLENTNPRVIHRELLNKVGEAYSSEKFQAEKHKLEDLDLFTDVALSCDGNGVAHYQFKEIFRWIPAPAGKSTDRDGLMIGLALANLNVLGEDIRVEVQYRTTLDPFLENNEYALYASSPYLFGLPLGWNFEFLRTDSWDDLRTFQDNSYLADLDLDYEVRPGLSLLGTMALRYLYGAAGLPELGLGFAFDFRDSKLDSRRGVYFEYMLTHVGYGDDHEIDCKEGPCDDLGGENFNEFLIDARAYFTLWRFVTGATALVRYRPGDVERYDYFYHGGANTFRGHEASSDRLGVHEALLTLEERFVLRERKPASLWGINFFYGLQLVAGLDGSLLWDKGRPSWDNYEGAVYGGLHLVIPALDRVRFEVGYSPDRKEPKFYFGLFDRATTARWRNR comes from the coding sequence ATGTTTTTCAATTTTTGGAAGAAATTTGGTTTGAAAGGCTTGAGTGTAGCGACTGCGCTTGCACTTTCTCCTTTGCATGCCCAAGATGTTTCCTCCCAGGATTCTGTTGCAATTGGCGGTTGCCCTGAAGGAACGGTTCTTACGGGAATTGCTCTGGAGGGGTTGGAAAATACCAACCCGAGGGTGATTCATCGCGAACTTTTAAACAAGGTGGGGGAGGCGTACTCCTCTGAAAAGTTCCAGGCGGAAAAACATAAGCTGGAAGATTTGGACTTGTTCACGGATGTCGCTTTAAGTTGCGATGGAAATGGTGTTGCCCATTATCAGTTTAAGGAAATTTTCCGCTGGATTCCCGCCCCTGCAGGAAAGTCTACGGATCGCGATGGCCTGATGATTGGCCTAGCCCTGGCAAACCTGAATGTGCTTGGTGAAGATATCCGAGTGGAAGTGCAGTACCGCACTACGCTTGATCCGTTCCTCGAGAATAATGAGTATGCCTTGTACGCAAGCTCTCCTTATTTGTTCGGGTTGCCGTTAGGCTGGAACTTTGAATTCCTGAGAACCGATAGTTGGGACGACTTACGTACTTTTCAGGATAATAGCTATCTAGCGGATCTGGATTTGGATTACGAGGTAAGGCCTGGTCTCTCCTTATTGGGAACGATGGCGCTTCGTTACTTGTATGGTGCTGCGGGATTGCCAGAACTGGGCCTCGGCTTTGCCTTTGACTTCCGCGATAGTAAACTGGATAGTCGCCGGGGAGTCTATTTCGAATATATGTTGACACACGTCGGATATGGGGATGATCATGAAATAGATTGTAAAGAAGGTCCTTGCGATGATCTGGGGGGTGAAAACTTCAATGAATTCCTGATAGACGCTCGTGCCTATTTCACTTTATGGCGTTTTGTAACAGGGGCAACAGCCCTGGTCCGCTATCGTCCTGGTGATGTGGAACGTTATGATTATTTCTACCATGGTGGTGCCAATACTTTCCGTGGCCATGAGGCGAGTTCCGATAGGCTTGGCGTCCATGAAGCCTTGTTGACTTTGGAAGAACGTTTTGTCCTAAGGGAACGTAAGCCAGCTTCCTTGTGGGGTATCAATTTTTTCTACGGTCTTCAGCTTGTTGCTGGGTTGGATGGCAGCCTACTGTGGGATAAGGGCCGTCCTAGCTGGGACAATTACGAAGGTGCTGTCTATGGCGGTCTCCATCTGGTGATTCCCGCACTGGACCGCGTGCGTTTTGAGGTGGGGTACAGCCCTGACCGCAAGGAGCCTAAGTTCTACTTCGGTCTCTTCGATCGTGCGACCACAGCACGTTGGCGAAACAGGTAA
- a CDS encoding inorganic diphosphatase — protein sequence MSINYLDLPIGKKYPYEVDCVVEIGKDTNLKYEYDERLHVFRLDRCLLSSMSYPCTYGFIPSTKADDGDALDMLIYSPASMMTGTVCTCRVIGALDMTDGGKKDYKVLGVPVFNPRPIKDITDVDQMFLRITKNFFQNYKELEGKDVQIGEWKNAEFAREKVIVAHRAYYQNQVQIPETCYQEPEANDHLPPEELI from the coding sequence ATGTCAATTAACTACTTGGACCTGCCCATTGGCAAGAAGTATCCCTACGAAGTGGATTGTGTTGTTGAAATTGGTAAGGATACTAACCTCAAGTACGAATACGATGAACGTTTGCATGTGTTCCGTCTGGACCGTTGCCTGCTTAGTTCCATGAGCTATCCCTGTACTTATGGTTTTATTCCCAGCACCAAGGCCGACGATGGTGACGCCCTGGATATGCTGATTTATAGCCCTGCATCCATGATGACCGGTACTGTTTGCACTTGCCGTGTGATTGGCGCTCTGGATATGACCGACGGTGGCAAGAAGGACTATAAGGTTCTTGGTGTTCCCGTATTCAATCCTCGTCCCATTAAGGACATTACCGATGTGGACCAGATGTTTTTGCGCATTACCAAGAACTTCTTCCAAAACTACAAGGAACTGGAAGGTAAGGATGTTCAGATCGGTGAATGGAAGAACGCTGAATTCGCTCGTGAGAAAGTGATTGTCGCTCATCGTGCCTACTATCAAAATCAGGTGCAGATACCGGAAACTTGCTACCAGGAACCGGAAGCAAATGATCATCTTCCCCCTGAGGAACTGATTTAA
- a CDS encoding PEGA domain-containing protein, with translation MFILVTGAFAKTLVAVVETKAANDVLTKEEKFFVTDKLREIANQTLPAYQDFSIMTRENIEVMLPPGKTIEECEGSCLAETGRNIAADFIAQARVGRFAEKLTLTVEMYETKTGKLVSSFTGTSDDAVTLLDVIEREAGKLFQKIKRGKDDAAGYVGPDGFSEFSDGESYSAQRSRFVIVPVNSDPEGALLSVDGDPVPNCKETPCKIQLEAGSHRFSLVADMYQKKDSIVDVQQGTVIEFRLKPLFGILDVDPSFEKNYYLNTSTYATLDGDYIELGENRLKPGSYDLKVTNDCYESMSATVTVKTGSQLKFDRMMKAAKGGLTLSATRDNEPVEEPVYIDGKYVGRTPYSGTVPVCASVTIGDDFDEVPVTIPYHDDVSYTYQFASRKSYETSYREMDGDDYSYAPSAVATRARGTPRRSESRVNSSETTQDNSSSAVSESGGYFQVLLGFGLDLPLSETAFDDTGLDFMLGQYYVEAFFGWKSSSGVFLGLGGGFGVHDPLVMDSSSSDGYNDYYGGLSEDEANDMLPSPSLAFLLSAELGVDFKMDADKYDVAVGLRGTAVFSEWPAFSVSFFFEMMSFIGMELGYTTITGDDLWESGGGVSIKMYFRFPGRPGVVFGKK, from the coding sequence ATGTTCATTCTTGTGACAGGGGCTTTCGCCAAGACCCTGGTTGCCGTGGTTGAAACCAAGGCTGCGAATGATGTATTGACTAAGGAAGAAAAGTTCTTCGTAACGGATAAGCTGCGTGAGATTGCGAACCAGACCTTGCCTGCCTATCAGGATTTTAGCATCATGACTCGAGAAAATATCGAAGTGATGCTACCTCCGGGGAAGACTATCGAGGAATGTGAGGGAAGTTGCCTTGCTGAAACTGGACGTAATATTGCTGCTGATTTTATCGCCCAGGCACGAGTGGGACGTTTTGCCGAGAAGCTTACCCTTACGGTGGAAATGTATGAAACTAAAACGGGCAAATTGGTCTCCAGCTTTACAGGTACAAGCGATGATGCCGTAACTCTCCTGGATGTAATCGAACGTGAAGCGGGCAAACTTTTCCAGAAAATAAAGCGTGGAAAAGACGATGCCGCTGGTTATGTAGGACCGGATGGTTTTTCTGAGTTTTCTGATGGAGAGTCCTATTCTGCACAAAGGTCCCGCTTTGTTATTGTGCCGGTAAACAGCGATCCTGAAGGGGCTCTCCTGAGTGTTGATGGAGATCCTGTTCCTAATTGTAAGGAGACACCCTGTAAAATCCAGCTGGAGGCGGGTTCCCATCGTTTTTCTCTTGTGGCGGACATGTATCAGAAAAAGGATTCGATTGTTGACGTTCAACAGGGAACTGTTATTGAATTTAGATTGAAACCTCTCTTTGGTATTCTAGATGTGGATCCTTCCTTTGAGAAGAATTATTACTTGAATACATCTACTTATGCGACCTTGGATGGTGATTATATTGAACTGGGTGAAAATCGTCTGAAGCCTGGATCTTATGATCTGAAGGTGACCAATGACTGTTATGAGTCCATGTCTGCAACGGTTACTGTGAAAACGGGTAGCCAGCTTAAATTTGACAGGATGATGAAAGCTGCGAAGGGCGGGCTCACCTTAAGTGCAACCCGGGATAATGAACCTGTGGAAGAACCGGTTTATATCGATGGAAAATACGTGGGACGAACTCCTTATAGTGGTACTGTTCCTGTTTGTGCTTCTGTTACCATCGGGGATGATTTTGATGAAGTACCTGTGACGATTCCCTATCATGACGATGTGAGCTATACTTACCAGTTTGCGTCTCGTAAGTCTTACGAAACCTCCTATAGGGAAATGGATGGGGATGACTATAGCTATGCGCCAAGTGCTGTTGCCACAAGGGCTAGAGGTACTCCTCGCCGTTCTGAATCCCGTGTGAATTCTTCAGAAACGACTCAGGATAACTCATCTAGTGCGGTGAGTGAATCGGGTGGATATTTCCAGGTCCTGCTGGGTTTTGGTTTGGATTTGCCTCTAAGTGAAACCGCGTTCGATGATACCGGTCTTGATTTTATGCTGGGCCAATATTATGTAGAGGCATTTTTTGGCTGGAAGTCCAGCAGTGGTGTGTTTTTGGGCTTAGGCGGTGGCTTCGGTGTTCATGATCCTCTTGTCATGGATTCGTCTTCGTCTGATGGATACAATGATTATTATGGTGGATTGTCGGAAGACGAAGCAAACGATATGCTGCCTTCTCCATCTCTTGCTTTCTTGCTTTCTGCAGAGTTGGGCGTAGACTTTAAAATGGATGCAGATAAGTATGACGTTGCGGTAGGTTTGCGCGGTACAGCCGTTTTCAGCGAATGGCCAGCTTTTTCTGTAAGTTTTTTCTTTGAGATGATGTCCTTTATAGGAATGGAATTAGGATACACCACAATTACAGGTGATGACTTGTGGGAAAGTGGCGGTGGTGTTTCCATTAAGATGTATTTCAGATTCCCAGGACGTCCTGGGGTTGTTTTTGGAAAGAAGTAA